From the genome of Marinobacter sp. F4206:
GTCCCGGGTCTTGGCGGCCGCATGGGCGATGGGGGCAGAGCCCAGGCCGGCCTCGTTGGAAAACACACCACGGGCGACACCGAAGCGAATGGCCGCCCAAACGGCCGCCCCGGCAAAACCACCCTGCGCCGCGTGCCCTGAAAACGCACTCTCAAGGATCAGCGCCATGGCCGGGCCGATCTGATCGGCATTGATGGCAAGCACCACCAGACCGGCCAGGATGTAGGCGACGGCCATGAACGGCACCAGTTTGCCGGCCACTGAGCCGATGCGCCGGATTCCGCCCATCAACACGGCTCCCACCAGCACCATCACCACCAGGCCGGTCGCCAGTTCGGGCACGCCAAAGTTGGTTTCGATGACCTGGGCAACGGAGTTGGATTGAACCGTGTTACCAATACCAAATCCGGCGACGGCACCAAAGATCGCAAACGCGGAACCCAGCCAGGCCCAGCGCCGGCCCAGGCCGTTCTTCAGGTAGTACATCGGGCCCCCGACGTGGTTGCCCTCCTCATCCACTTCGCGGAACCGCACGGCCAACACCGCTTCCGAATACTTGGTGGCCATACCCACCAGAGCGGTCACCCACATCCAGAAAAGCGCGCCCGGGCCGCCGAGGAACACCGCCGTGGCAACGCCCGCAATGTTCCCGGTGCCAACCGTGGCCGCCATGGCGGTCATCAGCGCCTGGAAAGGCGACACCTCACCGGTCTGCTCGTCATCCTTACCGACCTTGACGCCGCCGGCGAGCAGTTTGAACCCGGTGCCGATGCGCAGGATCGGCATCAGTTTCAGGCCAAGACTCATAAAAAAGCCCACGCCCAGAATGAGAATGAGCATGGGCCAACCCCAGACGATGGCGTTGATGTCCCCTAATACAGAACTCACAGAATCCATTGGATCAATACCTCTTGTTGTTGTCGTATGGTGCGTAGAGCGTTAAGGATCAGTGCATCAGTGCCAGCCCCTGTTCCGGGGTCACGGATTCGATACCCTGGGCCGCGCCCACCGACGGGCAGGTCAGCACGCCATTGACCACATTCAACCCGTTCAGCAGCCCCGCGCTGTCCGCCAGTGCCCGGGGAGCCCCTTTGTTGGCGATCTGGAGGACATAGGGCAGCGTGGCGTTGTTCAGGGCGTAACTGGAGGTTCGGGCGACCGCGCCGGGCATGTTGGCCACGCAGTAATGAACCACACCATCCACAATGAAGGTGGGCTCGGCGTGGGTCGTCGGCGTTGAGGTTTCAAAGCAACCGCCCTGGTCGATGGCCACATCCACCACCGCCGCGCCGGGCTTCATTCGGGAAATCAGTTCGCGACTGACCAGCTTGGGCGCGGCCGCTCCCGGGATCAGCACACCACCAATGACCAGATCCGCCTGCGATACGGCGTCCGCAACGGCCTTCGAGGACGAAAACAGGGTCTGCACCCGGTTGCCAAACACCGCATCGAATCGGCGCAACACGGAAATGGAGGTGTCCAACACAGTGACACGGGCGCCCATTCCAACCGCCATCTGGGTGGCATTGAAGCCCACCACGCCGCCGCCAATTACCACCACCGTGGCCGCGTTCACACCGGGAACACCACCGAGCAGCAGCCCCCGACCTTCCCGGGAGCTCTCAAGGCAGTGAGCGCCGGCCTGGATGCTCATACGGCCCGCCACTTCCGACATGGGCGCCAGCAGCGGCAATGCGCCGTTACTGTCCGTCACGGTCTCATAGGCGATGCAGGTAGCGCCGCTGGCCAGGAGGTCTTTGGTCTGAGGTACGTCCGGCGCCAGATGCAGGTAGGTAAACAGCGTGTGGTGAGGCCGCAGCAGGGACCGCTCGCTGGCCTGTGGCTCCTTGACCTTGACGATCATCTCCGCCTGTTCGAAGACGGCTTCGGCCGACGGGACCAGCCTGGCGCCTGCTGACTCGTATTGTTCATCGGTAAGATCGATACCCGCGCCGGCACCAGTCTGCACCACCACCGAATGGCCCTGGGCAACCAGCTCATGGACCGCCTCTGGCGTCAGTCCAACCCG
Proteins encoded in this window:
- a CDS encoding sodium:alanine symporter family protein, translated to MDSVSSVLGDINAIVWGWPMLILILGVGFFMSLGLKLMPILRIGTGFKLLAGGVKVGKDDEQTGEVSPFQALMTAMAATVGTGNIAGVATAVFLGGPGALFWMWVTALVGMATKYSEAVLAVRFREVDEEGNHVGGPMYYLKNGLGRRWAWLGSAFAIFGAVAGFGIGNTVQSNSVAQVIETNFGVPELATGLVVMVLVGAVLMGGIRRIGSVAGKLVPFMAVAYILAGLVVLAINADQIGPAMALILESAFSGHAAQGGFAGAAVWAAIRFGVARGVFSNEAGLGSAPIAHAAAKTRDPVRQGLIAMLGTLLDTLVVCSVTGLVIVTSGIWDSGESGAALTSAAFGLALPGVGNYLVAIALALFAFSTILGWSFYGEKCVEFLFGTRAIKPFRVLWILAVPLGAVLSLDFVWLVADTLNALMALPNLIAIIALSPVVFRLTRDYFERQTQGVPVESPGAGS
- the ald gene encoding alanine dehydrogenase, which codes for MIVGVPKEIKNNEFRVGLTPEAVHELVAQGHSVVVQTGAGAGIDLTDEQYESAGARLVPSAEAVFEQAEMIVKVKEPQASERSLLRPHHTLFTYLHLAPDVPQTKDLLASGATCIAYETVTDSNGALPLLAPMSEVAGRMSIQAGAHCLESSREGRGLLLGGVPGVNAATVVVIGGGVVGFNATQMAVGMGARVTVLDTSISVLRRFDAVFGNRVQTLFSSSKAVADAVSQADLVIGGVLIPGAAAPKLVSRELISRMKPGAAVVDVAIDQGGCFETSTPTTHAEPTFIVDGVVHYCVANMPGAVARTSSYALNNATLPYVLQIANKGAPRALADSAGLLNGLNVVNGVLTCPSVGAAQGIESVTPEQGLALMH